The Blattabacterium cuenoti genome includes a region encoding these proteins:
- a CDS encoding 7-carboxy-7-deazaguanine synthase QueE, with amino-acid sequence MKRISFPIKELFYSIQGEGHYYGIAAYFIRFEGCNIKCDWCDTKESWKIKKNDFIPIHKIIANISNNNRTIKNIVITGGEPMMWDLYPLTKILKKKGYRIHVETSGSYPIKEKYMDWITISPKKIKLPLAENYKKTNELKIIISNEKDFLFAEEQAIHVKTTNCFLFLQPEWTNSINILPKIISYIKDNPKWRISLQIHKMLNIP; translated from the coding sequence ATGAAAAGAATTAGTTTTCCTATAAAAGAATTATTTTATTCTATTCAAGGAGAAGGACATTATTATGGAATAGCTGCATATTTCATTCGTTTTGAAGGATGCAATATAAAATGTGATTGGTGCGATACCAAAGAAAGCTGGAAAATCAAAAAAAATGATTTTATTCCAATTCATAAAATCATTGCTAATATTAGCAATAACAATCGTACAATCAAAAACATTGTAATTACTGGTGGAGAACCTATGATGTGGGATTTATATCCTTTAACAAAAATTTTGAAAAAAAAAGGATATCGTATTCATGTTGAAACTTCAGGATCCTATCCTATAAAAGAAAAATATATGGATTGGATCACAATTTCTCCCAAAAAAATAAAACTTCCTTTAGCAGAAAATTACAAAAAAACCAACGAATTAAAAATTATTATTTCTAATGAAAAAGATTTTCTTTTTGCGGAAGAACAAGCCATTCATGTAAAAACCACTAATTGTTTCCTGTTCCTACAACCTGAATGGACTAATTCAATTAATATTCTTCCAAAAATAATTTCTTACATAAAAGATAATCCAAAATGGAGGATATCTCTTCAAATTCACAAAATGTTAAATATTCCTTAA
- the hisIE gene encoding bifunctional phosphoribosyl-AMP cyclohydrolase/phosphoribosyl-ATP diphosphatase HisIE, translating to MKKEYFQQKMIHFENGLIPVIIQDAKTDKILMMGYMNQEAYQKSVYEKKVTFYSRSKKRLWTKGEVSGNYLFIKNLLIDCDGDTLLIKAKPTGPICHKGTDTCWKEINKKNFLFYLEDLIFNRINQQKKNSYIYQLSKKGINKISQKLGEEAVELIIESKDNNRNLFLNESADLLFHYLILLHEKGFSIQDVINILENRHS from the coding sequence ATGAAAAAAGAATATTTTCAACAAAAAATGATCCATTTTGAAAATGGATTGATCCCTGTAATTATTCAAGATGCAAAAACAGATAAGATATTAATGATGGGTTATATGAATCAAGAAGCCTATCAAAAAAGTGTTTATGAAAAAAAAGTGACTTTTTATAGCAGATCTAAAAAAAGATTGTGGACGAAAGGGGAAGTTAGTGGAAACTATCTATTTATTAAAAATCTATTAATAGATTGTGATGGAGATACTTTGTTGATTAAAGCAAAGCCTACAGGACCTATTTGTCATAAAGGAACAGACACTTGTTGGAAAGAAATTAATAAAAAAAATTTTTTATTTTATTTGGAAGATTTAATTTTTAATAGAATTAATCAACAGAAAAAAAACTCTTATATATATCAATTATCAAAAAAAGGAATTAATAAAATATCTCAAAAATTAGGAGAAGAGGCTGTGGAACTTATTATTGAATCTAAGGATAACAATAGAAATTTATTTTTAAATGAATCTGCAGATTTACTTTTTCATTATCTCATTCTTTTACATGAAAAAGGTTTTTCTATACAAGATGTTATCAATATTCTGGAAAATAGACACTCATAA
- the hisF gene encoding imidazole glycerol phosphate synthase subunit HisF, which produces MLAKRIIPCLDIKNGRTVKGVNFKHLKDAGDPIKLVCWYTKQGADELIFLDITATNEKRQTLTSLVRDISSHINIPFTVGGGIREEEDVELLLNAGADKISINTEAFKSPNLLERLSKRFGSQCIVLAIDTKYEENEWWVYLNGGRISTKKKTLDWAKEGADRGAGEILLTSMNHDGTKNGFALDITRKISENISTPVIASGGAGKLEDFYKIFKIGKADAALAASIFHYREIEIPKLKYYLTRSHIPVRNTI; this is translated from the coding sequence ATGTTAGCTAAACGGATTATACCTTGTTTAGATATTAAAAATGGAAGAACAGTAAAAGGAGTTAATTTTAAACATTTAAAAGATGCTGGAGATCCAATAAAATTAGTTTGTTGGTATACAAAACAAGGTGCAGATGAATTAATATTTTTGGACATAACAGCTACAAATGAAAAACGTCAGACATTAACTAGCTTAGTGAGAGATATTTCTAGTCATATTAATATTCCTTTTACAGTTGGGGGAGGAATTCGAGAAGAAGAAGATGTAGAATTGTTATTAAATGCAGGAGCAGATAAAATATCTATTAATACTGAAGCTTTTAAAAGTCCAAATCTTTTAGAAAGACTTTCTAAAAGATTTGGAAGTCAATGTATTGTATTAGCTATCGATACAAAATATGAAGAAAATGAATGGTGGGTATATTTAAATGGTGGTAGAATTTCCACTAAAAAGAAAACACTAGACTGGGCTAAAGAGGGTGCTGATAGAGGAGCAGGAGAAATATTATTAACTTCAATGAATCATGATGGGACAAAAAATGGATTCGCTTTAGATATTACCAGAAAAATATCCGAAAATATTTCTACTCCAGTTATTGCTTCAGGTGGGGCTGGAAAATTAGAAGATTTTTATAAAATCTTCAAAATTGGAAAAGCAGATGCTGCTTTAGCTGCCAGCATATTTCATTATAGAGAAATAGAAATTCCAAAGTTAAAATATTATTTAACCCGTTCTCATATACCTGTAAGAAACACAATTTGA
- the hisA gene encoding 1-(5-phosphoribosyl)-5-[(5-phosphoribosylamino)methylideneamino]imidazole-4-carboxamide isomerase has protein sequence MNIIVAIDLIDGKCVRLKQGDFKKKKIYNHDPLEVAFLLENNGISRLHLVDLDGAKKGKVVHWKILEKIAKHTNLIIDFGGGIHTEEDVRAVFENGGDIATVGSIAVKKPIFLKKWVNIYGDDKILLGVDVKNKKIATNGWTEFFDIPFMDFLEEKNNYGIKKIFCTDISRDGVLSGPSFSLYKEIIQRFPNIELIASGGIRNIEDIDQLFNLGCRGVIIGKAIYENQISLSELRNWKEKNNNNY, from the coding sequence ATGAATATTATAGTAGCTATAGATTTAATTGATGGAAAGTGCGTTCGTTTAAAACAAGGTGATTTTAAAAAGAAAAAAATTTATAATCATGATCCACTAGAAGTGGCATTTTTATTGGAAAATAATGGAATATCTAGACTCCATTTAGTAGATTTAGATGGAGCAAAAAAAGGGAAAGTCGTACATTGGAAAATTTTGGAAAAAATAGCAAAACATACAAATTTGATTATAGATTTTGGAGGAGGAATTCATACTGAAGAGGACGTACGTGCTGTATTTGAGAATGGAGGTGATATAGCAACTGTAGGCAGTATTGCTGTTAAAAAACCCATCTTTTTAAAAAAATGGGTCAATATTTATGGAGATGATAAAATTTTATTAGGAGTAGATGTTAAAAATAAAAAAATCGCAACTAATGGATGGACAGAATTTTTTGATATTCCATTTATGGATTTTTTAGAAGAAAAAAATAATTATGGAATCAAAAAAATTTTTTGTACAGATATATCTAGAGATGGAGTTTTATCTGGTCCTTCTTTTTCTTTATACAAAGAAATTATTCAAAGATTTCCAAATATTGAATTGATAGCAAGTGGCGGAATTAGAAATATAGAAGATATAGATCAATTATTCAATTTAGGTTGTAGAGGTGTCATTATTGGAAAAGCTATATATGAAAATCAGATATCGTTATCAGAACTTAGAAATTGGAAAGAAAAAAATAATAATAACTACTAA
- the hisH gene encoding imidazole glycerol phosphate synthase subunit HisH — protein sequence MKTIIIKYPAGNVQSVLFSLERIGVQAIVTDSMESIQNAEKIILPGVGEANYAMKYLKEKKLDVVLSELEQPVLGICLGMQLLCKYSEESSTTCIGIFDLLVKKFQSKNKNDKIPQIGWNTIHKLKGPLFEKIPDGSYQYFVHSYYATLGKYTTAKTEYIVSYSAALQKNNFYAVQFHPEKSSYVGHKILENFIRL from the coding sequence ATGAAAACAATTATCATAAAATATCCTGCAGGAAATGTACAATCGGTTCTTTTTTCTCTGGAAAGGATAGGTGTACAAGCCATAGTAACAGATTCTATGGAATCTATTCAAAATGCGGAAAAAATTATTTTACCAGGAGTAGGAGAAGCTAATTATGCAATGAAATATTTAAAAGAAAAAAAGTTGGATGTGGTTTTATCTGAATTAGAACAACCTGTATTGGGAATATGTTTGGGGATGCAATTACTTTGTAAATATTCAGAAGAAAGTAGTACCACATGTATAGGAATTTTTGATTTGTTAGTTAAAAAGTTTCAATCTAAAAACAAAAATGATAAAATTCCTCAAATAGGTTGGAATACCATTCATAAACTCAAAGGCCCTTTGTTTGAAAAAATTCCAGATGGAAGTTATCAATATTTTGTTCATAGTTATTATGCTACTTTGGGAAAGTACACGACAGCAAAAACAGAATATATAGTTTCTTACAGTGCTGCTTTGCAAAAGAATAATTTTTATGCTGTCCAATTTCATCCAGAAAAATCTTCTTATGTAGGACATAAAATATTAGAAAATTTTATCCGATTATAA
- the hisB gene encoding bifunctional histidinol-phosphatase/imidazoleglycerol-phosphate dehydratase HisB, whose translation MKKILFIDRDGTIIRENPPTYQIDSIEKISFYPKVIFFLSKIVQELNYNLVMVTNQDGLGTDQFPEKKFWPIHNHILNVLKTEGIDFYSVHIDRTFPEEKSSTRKPGIGMLSTYLQSDLYNISKSFVIGDRLNDVFLAKNLGCKSIWIKENHHYKNLTKEEKDYFSTIEEKDLKKIISLKTDNWENIYEYLSSITTKRLVHQRTTLETNVKISIFLYGKGRAHIQTGLGFFDHLLQQIAFHSSIDLNIQTKGDLYVDEHHTIEDTGIALGEIFNQSLENKRGIERYGFYLIPMEDSLSTVALDLGGRSQLVWKAKFFREKIGKVPTEMFYHFFKSFSSSAKCNLYIHATGKNEHHKIESIFKCFAKSIKMAIRKNSFNNKIPSSKGLL comes from the coding sequence ATGAAAAAAATATTGTTTATTGATAGAGATGGGACTATCATACGAGAAAACCCACCTACGTATCAAATTGATTCTATTGAAAAAATCAGTTTTTATCCAAAGGTTATATTTTTTTTGTCAAAAATAGTACAAGAATTAAATTATAATTTAGTCATGGTGACCAACCAAGACGGGTTGGGAACAGATCAATTTCCTGAAAAAAAATTTTGGCCTATCCACAATCATATTTTAAATGTTTTAAAAACAGAAGGAATTGATTTTTATTCTGTTCATATAGATAGAACTTTTCCAGAAGAAAAATCTTCTACTAGAAAACCTGGGATAGGAATGTTATCTACTTATTTACAATCTGATTTATACAATATTTCTAAATCTTTTGTCATTGGAGATAGATTAAATGATGTTTTTCTAGCTAAAAACCTGGGATGTAAATCAATATGGATCAAGGAGAATCATCATTATAAGAATTTAACAAAAGAAGAAAAAGATTATTTTTCTACTATAGAAGAAAAAGATCTCAAAAAAATAATATCGTTAAAAACGGATAATTGGGAAAATATTTATGAATATTTATCGTCTATTACTACCAAAAGATTAGTACACCAACGTACTACATTAGAAACAAATGTTAAAATATCTATTTTCCTTTATGGAAAAGGAAGAGCTCATATACAAACAGGACTTGGATTTTTTGATCATCTTCTACAACAAATAGCTTTTCACAGTTCTATAGATCTAAATATTCAAACAAAAGGAGATCTTTATGTAGACGAACATCATACAATAGAAGATACTGGAATTGCTTTAGGAGAAATTTTTAATCAATCTTTAGAAAATAAAAGAGGAATAGAACGTTATGGATTCTATTTAATTCCTATGGAGGATAGTTTATCTACAGTGGCATTAGATCTTGGAGGAAGAAGTCAATTAGTATGGAAAGCCAAATTTTTTAGGGAAAAAATAGGAAAAGTTCCTACAGAGATGTTTTATCATTTTTTTAAATCTTTTTCTTCATCTGCAAAATGCAATCTATATATTCATGCTACAGGAAAAAATGAACATCACAAAATAGAATCTATTTTTAAATGCTTTGCAAAATCTATTAAAATGGCAATAAGAAAAAATTCTTTTAATAATAAAATACCTAGTTCTAAAGGACTATTGTAA
- the hisC gene encoding histidinol-phosphate transaminase, with translation MNNSQNKNCSNFDLDSLIRDNILKVDPYISARTEHDKEKNSIFLDANENSFGSPLSFLNSYNRYPDPLQKELKEKISDLKNISPSKIFLGNGSDEIIDLIYRIFSRPEIDHAIIFPPTYGMYEVSGKIHGVDIVKISLTKEKYQLNLEEIEKSVNQHSKIIFICSPNNPTGNDIKRKNIENLTKKFTGIVVLDEAYIDFSDQKSLSMEINKYPNLIVLQTLSKSWGLAGLRIGIAIASESIIQWMNKIKHPYNISIHSQEIAIKALENRDLFFYHLKNILSERKYMKESLSKIPIIRKVYPSSANFLLVRINFSSKNLYQYLMEKKIVVRDRSKIVLCNNCLRITVGTHEENEYLIDQIKKYSKIKM, from the coding sequence ATGAACAATAGTCAAAATAAAAATTGTTCCAATTTTGATCTTGATTCACTAATCAGAGACAATATTTTAAAAGTGGATCCTTATATATCCGCAAGAACAGAACATGATAAAGAAAAAAATTCTATTTTTTTAGATGCTAATGAAAATTCTTTTGGATCTCCTTTATCCTTTTTGAACTCTTACAACAGATATCCAGATCCTTTACAGAAAGAATTAAAGGAAAAAATATCTGATTTAAAAAATATTTCTCCATCTAAAATATTTTTAGGAAATGGGAGTGATGAAATTATTGATTTGATTTATCGTATTTTTTCTCGTCCAGAAATAGATCATGCTATAATTTTCCCCCCTACTTATGGGATGTATGAAGTGAGTGGAAAAATTCATGGTGTAGATATAGTAAAAATTTCTCTTACAAAAGAAAAATATCAATTGAATTTGGAAGAAATAGAAAAATCTGTTAATCAACATAGTAAGATAATTTTTATTTGTTCTCCAAATAATCCTACAGGAAACGATATAAAAAGAAAAAACATTGAAAATCTTACAAAAAAATTTACAGGAATTGTTGTTTTAGATGAAGCTTATATTGATTTTTCAGATCAAAAATCTTTATCCATGGAAATTAATAAATATCCCAATTTAATTGTCTTACAAACGCTTTCTAAATCTTGGGGTTTAGCGGGTTTAAGAATAGGAATCGCGATTGCTTCTGAATCCATTATTCAATGGATGAATAAAATTAAACATCCATACAATATAAGTATTCATTCTCAAGAAATTGCTATTAAAGCTCTTGAAAATAGAGATTTATTTTTTTATCATTTAAAAAACATTCTTTCAGAAAGAAAATATATGAAAGAATCATTAAGTAAAATTCCTATTATACGTAAAGTCTATCCTAGTTCTGCTAATTTTTTGCTAGTAAGAATTAATTTTTCTTCAAAAAATCTCTATCAATATTTAATGGAAAAAAAAATTGTTGTTAGAGATCGTTCGAAAATTGTTTTATGCAATAATTGTTTAAGAATTACAGTAGGAACTCACGAAGAAAATGAGTATTTAATAGATCAAATTAAAAAATACTCCAAAATAAAGATGTAA
- the hisD gene encoding histidinol dehydrogenase, with product MIQVYIHPTYKTCQSILNRSSKEISHLRDFVIPIINNVKNYGDIAVKTYTRKYDNVDIKRIQVTEEDFQKANIKISSKLKKSIDIAYKNIKFFHQKQIHEESKIEISTGSFCWRKSIPIEKVGFYIPGGFAPLLSTVLMLGIPGKLAGCKNIILCSPPNENGDVHPSILYTAKYVGITRIYKVGGVQAIAAMAYGTESIPSVYKIFGPGNSYVTIAKQIVSQKGIVSIDMPAGPSEVVIMADEKANPEYVAADLLSQSEHDPESYILLVTINNESWIEKVKEKLTKQLFHLSKKKDIIEKSLKKSKIVVFSSLEECMNFINQVAPEHLIINCNDDYYWSEKVINAGSVFLGNYSPVSVGDYASGTNHVLPTYGYAKSYSGVSVDSFVKKITFQKISKEGLKNLSECVNILSSEEGLIAHRKSINIRLKNEF from the coding sequence ATGATTCAAGTGTATATTCATCCTACATACAAAACATGTCAATCTATTTTGAATAGATCTTCGAAAGAAATTTCTCACTTAAGAGATTTTGTTATTCCTATCATTAATAATGTAAAAAATTATGGAGATATAGCCGTAAAAACTTATACAAGAAAATATGATAATGTCGATATAAAACGTATTCAAGTCACAGAAGAAGATTTTCAAAAAGCAAACATAAAAATTTCAAGTAAATTAAAAAAATCTATAGATATAGCATATAAGAATATCAAGTTTTTTCATCAAAAACAGATACATGAGGAATCAAAAATAGAAATTTCAACAGGATCCTTTTGTTGGAGAAAATCTATTCCAATAGAAAAAGTAGGTTTTTATATTCCTGGAGGATTCGCCCCTTTATTGTCCACTGTATTAATGTTAGGAATACCAGGAAAACTGGCTGGATGTAAAAATATTATATTATGTAGTCCTCCAAATGAAAATGGAGATGTTCATCCATCTATTTTATATACAGCTAAATATGTTGGAATTACTCGTATATATAAAGTAGGAGGAGTTCAAGCTATTGCTGCTATGGCTTATGGTACTGAGAGTATTCCTTCCGTGTATAAAATATTTGGTCCAGGAAATTCTTATGTGACAATAGCTAAGCAAATTGTATCCCAAAAAGGAATTGTATCCATAGATATGCCTGCAGGTCCTTCAGAAGTTGTGATTATGGCTGATGAAAAAGCAAATCCAGAATATGTAGCAGCTGATTTACTATCTCAATCTGAACATGATCCAGAAAGCTATATTCTTTTGGTTACTATAAATAACGAATCTTGGATAGAAAAAGTTAAAGAAAAATTAACAAAACAATTATTTCATCTTTCTAAGAAAAAAGATATTATTGAAAAATCTTTAAAAAAAAGTAAAATAGTTGTTTTTTCTTCTTTAGAAGAATGTATGAATTTTATAAATCAAGTGGCTCCAGAGCATCTCATTATTAATTGTAATGATGATTACTATTGGAGTGAAAAAGTGATTAATGCTGGATCTGTTTTTTTAGGAAATTATTCTCCAGTTAGTGTTGGTGATTATGCTTCTGGAACAAATCATGTATTACCCACATATGGTTATGCAAAATCTTATAGTGGAGTATCTGTAGATAGCTTTGTTAAGAAAATCACTTTTCAAAAAATATCCAAAGAAGGATTGAAAAATTTGTCGGAATGTGTAAATATTTTATCTTCCGAAGAAGGATTAATTGCACATAGAAAGTCCATTAATATTCGATTAAAAAATGAATTTTAA
- the hisG gene encoding ATP phosphoribosyltransferase encodes MDKLKIAIQKSGRLYEDSIKLLKDCSIEVNIGIDKLKTTALNFPLEILFLRDDDIPQYLEDGVADIGIVGKNVLLEKRKKIKIRETLGFGKCRLAIAVPKSSSYNNINDLDGKRIATSYPFLVQEFFEKRYINAEIHEISGAVEIAPGIGLADCICDLVSSGSTLFMNGLKEVETVLQSEAVLASHLHLGSPQNLIMDKLLFRIRAVKKAKNNKYILLNVPNERLDKIISYLPGIKSPAILPLANSECSSVHSVVNENDFWGIIENLKALGAQDILVLPIEKIIL; translated from the coding sequence ATGGATAAACTTAAAATAGCTATTCAAAAATCAGGTCGTCTTTATGAAGACTCTATCAAGTTGCTAAAAGATTGCAGCATTGAAGTTAATATTGGTATAGATAAATTAAAAACAACGGCTCTCAATTTTCCGCTAGAAATCCTTTTTCTAAGAGACGATGATATACCTCAATATTTAGAAGATGGAGTAGCTGATATAGGAATTGTAGGAAAAAATGTTCTTTTGGAAAAAAGAAAAAAAATAAAAATAAGAGAGACTTTAGGTTTTGGAAAATGCAGACTAGCTATAGCTGTCCCTAAATCTTCATCTTACAACAATATAAATGATTTAGATGGAAAAAGAATTGCAACAAGTTATCCTTTTTTAGTTCAAGAATTCTTCGAAAAAAGATATATCAATGCAGAAATTCACGAAATCTCTGGAGCTGTGGAAATAGCTCCTGGAATAGGTTTAGCGGATTGTATTTGCGATTTAGTTAGTAGTGGATCTACACTTTTTATGAATGGACTAAAAGAAGTAGAAACTGTTCTTCAATCTGAAGCCGTATTGGCATCACATCTACATTTAGGCTCTCCACAAAATCTAATCATGGATAAATTATTATTTAGAATTAGAGCTGTAAAAAAAGCCAAAAATAATAAGTATATTCTATTAAATGTTCCTAATGAACGATTAGATAAAATAATATCTTATCTCCCAGGAATTAAAAGTCCAGCTATTCTTCCCCTGGCAAATTCAGAATGTAGTTCGGTTCATTCCGTTGTCAATGAGAATGATTTTTGGGGAATTATAGAAAACTTAAAAGCACTTGGAGCGCAGGATATATTAGTATTGCCAATAGAAAAAATTATACTATAA
- a CDS encoding exodeoxyribonuclease III: MKIISYNINGIRSGINKGLSDWIEKSNPDILCFQEIKAFPEQIDTYIFDQLGYNHYWFPSIKKGYSGVGILCKEKPIHVEYGIGSPFIDQEGRVLRIDLKKMSVISLYLPSGNNMKKRLSFKFFFMKKFFFHVKKIINELNNLIICGDYNICHHEIDIYNPIKNQEISGFLPEEREWMTHFLDLGFIDSFRNCVKEAHHYSWWSYRFNARKNNKGWRIDYVMVSYSLKEKIRKASLLSDVKFSDHCPAVLEMT; encoded by the coding sequence ATGAAAATTATTAGTTATAATATAAATGGAATAAGATCTGGAATTAATAAAGGATTATCTGATTGGATTGAAAAGAGCAATCCAGATATTTTGTGTTTTCAAGAAATAAAAGCTTTTCCAGAACAAATAGATACTTATATTTTTGATCAATTAGGATATAATCATTATTGGTTCCCTTCAATCAAAAAAGGATATAGTGGTGTAGGTATTTTATGTAAAGAGAAACCTATTCATGTGGAATACGGAATAGGATCTCCTTTTATTGATCAAGAAGGGAGGGTATTACGTATAGATTTGAAAAAAATGTCAGTAATTAGTCTTTATCTTCCTTCAGGAAATAACATGAAAAAGAGATTAAGTTTCAAATTTTTTTTTATGAAAAAATTTTTTTTTCATGTGAAAAAAATCATAAATGAATTGAATAATCTCATTATTTGTGGTGATTATAATATTTGTCATCATGAAATAGATATTTATAATCCTATTAAAAACCAAGAAATTTCAGGTTTTTTACCAGAAGAAAGGGAATGGATGACTCATTTTCTAGATTTAGGATTCATAGACAGTTTTAGAAACTGTGTTAAAGAAGCACATCATTATAGTTGGTGGAGTTATCGTTTTAATGCTAGAAAAAATAATAAAGGTTGGAGGATTGATTATGTTATGGTTAGCTATTCTTTGAAAGAAAAAATTAGGAAAGCTTCCTTATTGTCGGATGTAAAGTTCTCCGATCATTGTCCTGCTGTATTAGAAATGACCTGA
- a CDS encoding shikimate kinase encodes MKITLIGYMGSGKTSIGKRLSKEINLNFYDLDTILVESKKESIYNLFKKEGELSFRKIEHLMLKKVLKKKDEYVLSVGGGTPCFYNNIYLLNKYSKTFYLRTNSYTLFKRLFFEKKTRPLIAHLSKKELFQFIMKHLFQRTYFYEKSSEKINTSKKSKNDIVKEIIKFIYYRK; translated from the coding sequence ATGAAAATCACTTTAATAGGATACATGGGGAGTGGAAAAACTTCTATAGGAAAAAGATTATCTAAGGAAATAAATTTAAATTTCTATGATTTAGATACTATTCTCGTTGAAAGTAAAAAAGAGTCAATTTATAATCTTTTTAAAAAAGAAGGAGAACTTTCTTTTAGAAAAATAGAACATTTGATGTTAAAAAAAGTTTTAAAAAAGAAAGATGAATATGTTTTATCCGTTGGAGGAGGAACTCCTTGTTTTTACAACAATATTTATTTACTAAATAAATATTCAAAAACATTTTATTTAAGAACAAATAGTTATACTCTATTTAAAAGATTATTTTTTGAAAAAAAAACAAGACCTTTGATTGCTCATTTATCAAAAAAAGAATTGTTTCAATTTATTATGAAGCATTTGTTCCAAAGAACTTATTTCTATGAAAAATCTTCTGAAAAAATTAATACAAGTAAAAAATCTAAAAATGATATAGTTAAAGAAATTATTAAGTTTATTTATTATAGAAAATGA
- the tilS gene encoding tRNA lysidine(34) synthetase TilS: protein MKTYDHVFLEKIRKYFSFQIKKKVCVAVSGGLDSMVLINVLLDLSNIELEAAHCNFTLRNKESNEDEVFIRKFCAKKSIICHVKKFDTLNFSKKNKFSIQMAARKLRYDWFSELLKNNLYEYIVLAHHLNDSIETFFLNILRGTGIKGLLGIPKKNEKFIRPLSDFTKEEILHYAKIKNIKWRSDSSNQETKYLRNQIRLILSQFSSFSSFFYKGFKKTIDHLHDENFLIEEKIKKVYHEITLEKKDDPFFWKVECHKIKKLKPLSFYLFKLFSQYGFDDVKSLKSLIYAQSGKQLISKKYRIIKNRNNWILISNELLSENKNKTYVIQDFKNVCLPIDIKFFFNPKKEDRKKMFLVDFEKIQFPLLLRTWKKGDFFFPFKMKGKKKLSKYYKEKKFSLLEKEQTWLLINGNGYIILIVGNRLDDRFKITEKTKKILGIKI from the coding sequence ATGAAAACATATGATCATGTTTTTCTAGAAAAAATTAGAAAATATTTTTCATTTCAAATAAAAAAGAAAGTATGTGTTGCTGTAAGTGGAGGATTAGATAGTATGGTTCTTATTAATGTATTACTTGATCTTTCTAACATTGAATTAGAAGCTGCTCATTGTAATTTCACACTAAGAAATAAAGAATCTAATGAAGATGAAGTTTTTATAAGAAAATTTTGTGCAAAAAAAAGTATCATATGCCATGTTAAAAAATTTGATACTTTGAATTTTTCTAAAAAAAATAAATTTTCTATACAAATGGCAGCTAGAAAACTTAGATATGATTGGTTTTCTGAATTATTAAAAAATAATTTATATGAGTACATAGTATTAGCACATCATCTTAATGATTCTATAGAAACTTTTTTCCTAAACATTTTGAGAGGAACTGGAATTAAAGGATTGTTAGGAATTCCTAAAAAAAATGAGAAATTTATACGTCCTCTTTCTGATTTCACTAAAGAAGAAATTTTACATTATGCTAAAATCAAAAATATAAAATGGAGATCGGATAGTAGTAATCAAGAAACTAAATATTTGAGAAATCAGATTCGTTTAATTTTATCTCAGTTTTCCTCTTTTTCATCTTTTTTTTATAAGGGGTTTAAAAAAACCATAGATCATCTTCACGATGAAAATTTTTTAATAGAAGAAAAAATTAAAAAAGTATATCATGAAATTACATTGGAAAAAAAAGATGATCCATTTTTTTGGAAAGTTGAATGTCATAAAATCAAAAAATTGAAACCTTTATCTTTTTATTTATTTAAATTATTTTCTCAATATGGATTTGACGATGTCAAAAGTTTAAAATCTCTTATTTATGCGCAATCTGGGAAGCAACTTATATCAAAAAAATATCGTATTATCAAAAATAGAAATAATTGGATTTTAATTTCCAATGAATTATTATCAGAAAATAAAAATAAAACTTATGTGATACAGGATTTTAAAAATGTTTGTTTACCCATTGATATTAAGTTTTTTTTTAATCCAAAAAAAGAAGATAGAAAAAAAATGTTTCTTGTAGATTTTGAAAAAATTCAATTTCCATTGCTATTAAGAACATGGAAAAAAGGAGACTTTTTTTTCCCATTTAAAATGAAAGGGAAAAAAAAATTAAGCAAGTATTATAAAGAAAAAAAATTTTCTCTTTTAGAAAAAGAACAAACATGGTTATTAATTAATGGAAATGGGTATATTATTTTGATTGTAGGAAATCGTTTAGATGATAGATTTAAGATAACAGAAAAAACAAAAAAAATATTAGGAATAAAAATATAA